In Phacochoerus africanus isolate WHEZ1 chromosome 14, ROS_Pafr_v1, whole genome shotgun sequence, one genomic interval encodes:
- the NDUFAF8 gene encoding NADH dehydrogenase [ubiquinone] 1 alpha subcomplex assembly factor 8 has protein sequence MSGNGAVWGRVRSRLRAFPERLAACGTEAAAYGRCVQASTAPGGRLTKDLCAQEFEALRRCFAAAAKKT, from the exons ATGTCGGGTAACGGAGCGGTGTGGGGTCGAGTGCGAAGCCGACTCCGCGCCTTCCCCGAGCGCCTGGCGGCCTGTGGGACCGAG GCCGCGGCCTACGGCAGGTGCGTGCAGGCATCCACCGCCCCGGGCGGCCGCCTGACCAAGGACCTTTGCGCGCAAGAGTTCGAAGCCCTGCGGCGCTGCTTCGCCGCCGCG GCCAAGAAGACCTGA